A single genomic interval of Spinacia oleracea cultivar Varoflay chromosome 6, BTI_SOV_V1, whole genome shotgun sequence harbors:
- the LOC110797581 gene encoding uncharacterized protein isoform X2: protein MKLFDAHCHLQDPRIFSLAPRLISSSLDSGIAHFAVNGVSEKDWHLVKQMSESYPSVVPCFGVHPWFVPERTAGWFTILRQFFDSTPSAAVGEIGLDKGSRGKQIDFDVQVEVFKKQLELAKELRRPASVHCVRAFGDLLDVMKATGPFPDGVILHSYLGSAEMVPELARLGAYFSFSGFLMSMKSQKARKMLKAVPSDRILLETDAPDALPNSKLGDLFLVEGDPSLTPELQALGENPYLRAHSDLSEVEKEVPELSKEMLNHPANIHNVLAYVASLLEMTEEELAGISYSNAIRLFTYEGSKISQEGTVPEQSVEG, encoded by the exons ATGAAACTCTTTGATGCTCACTGTCACCTTCAAGACCCGAGAATTTTTAGCCTAGCCCCACGATTAATCAGTTCATCTCTTGATTCTGGGATTGCTCATTTTGCGGTTAATGGGGTTTCAGAAAAAGACTGGCATTTGGTCAAGCAGATGAGTGAGTCTTATCCATCTGTTGTTCCTTGTTTTGGTGTTCATCCATGGTTTGTTCCTGAGAGGACGGCGGGCTGGTTTACCATTTTGAGACAGTTTTTTGATTCTACACCTTCTGCAGCTGTTGGGGAGATTGGTTTAGACAAAGGGTCACGGGGGAAACAAATTGATTTTGATGTTCAGGTTGAAGTTTTCAAGAAACAGCTGGAATTAGCGAAAGAGCTGAGAAGGCCAGCATCTGTCCATTGTGTCCGTGCCTTTGGTGACCTTCTTGATGTAATGAAGGCAACTGGGCCTTTTCCTGATGGTGTAATTCTTCATTCTTACTTAGGATCTGCTGAGATGGTTCCTGAATTAGCAAGGCTTGGTGCTTATTTTTCATTCTCTGGATTTCTTATGTCAATGAAATCACAAAAGGCAAGGAAGATGCTGAAGGCGGTGCCTTCTGATAGAATCCTGCTCGAGACTGATGCACCAGATGCTCTGCCTAATTCGAAGTTGGGTGATTTATTCTTGGTAGAAGGTGATCCTTCTCTTACTCCTGAACTTCAGGCATTAGGAGAGAATCCATATTTGAGGGCTCACAGTGACTTGTCAGAAGTCGAGAAAGAAGTACCAGAATTGTCCAAGGAAATGTTGAATCATCCGGCTAATATTCATAATGTACTGGCCTATGTGGCCTCCCTGCTTGAGATGACTGAAGAGGAACTTGCCGGAATAAGCTACTCAAATGCAATTCGCTTGTTCACTTATGAAGGGTCTAAAATATCCCAAGAAG GAACTGTTCCGGAGCAATCAGTGGAAGGCTAA
- the LOC110797581 gene encoding uncharacterized protein isoform X1: protein MKLFDAHCHLQDPRIFSLAPRLISSSLDSGIAHFAVNGVSEKDWHLVKQMSESYPSVVPCFGVHPWFVPERTAGWFTILRQFFDSTPSAAVGEIGLDKGSRGKQIDFDVQVEVFKKQLELAKELRRPASVHCVRAFGDLLDVMKATGPFPDGVILHSYLGSAEMVPELARLGAYFSFSGFLMSMKSQKARKMLKAVPSDRILLETDAPDALPNSKLGDLFLVEGDPSLTPELQALGENPYLRAHSDLSEVEKEVPELSKEMLNHPANIHNVLAYVASLLEMTEEELAGISYSNAIRLFTYEGSKISQEDNAAAGTVPEQSVEG from the exons ATGAAACTCTTTGATGCTCACTGTCACCTTCAAGACCCGAGAATTTTTAGCCTAGCCCCACGATTAATCAGTTCATCTCTTGATTCTGGGATTGCTCATTTTGCGGTTAATGGGGTTTCAGAAAAAGACTGGCATTTGGTCAAGCAGATGAGTGAGTCTTATCCATCTGTTGTTCCTTGTTTTGGTGTTCATCCATGGTTTGTTCCTGAGAGGACGGCGGGCTGGTTTACCATTTTGAGACAGTTTTTTGATTCTACACCTTCTGCAGCTGTTGGGGAGATTGGTTTAGACAAAGGGTCACGGGGGAAACAAATTGATTTTGATGTTCAGGTTGAAGTTTTCAAGAAACAGCTGGAATTAGCGAAAGAGCTGAGAAGGCCAGCATCTGTCCATTGTGTCCGTGCCTTTGGTGACCTTCTTGATGTAATGAAGGCAACTGGGCCTTTTCCTGATGGTGTAATTCTTCATTCTTACTTAGGATCTGCTGAGATGGTTCCTGAATTAGCAAGGCTTGGTGCTTATTTTTCATTCTCTGGATTTCTTATGTCAATGAAATCACAAAAGGCAAGGAAGATGCTGAAGGCGGTGCCTTCTGATAGAATCCTGCTCGAGACTGATGCACCAGATGCTCTGCCTAATTCGAAGTTGGGTGATTTATTCTTGGTAGAAGGTGATCCTTCTCTTACTCCTGAACTTCAGGCATTAGGAGAGAATCCATATTTGAGGGCTCACAGTGACTTGTCAGAAGTCGAGAAAGAAGTACCAGAATTGTCCAAGGAAATGTTGAATCATCCGGCTAATATTCATAATGTACTGGCCTATGTGGCCTCCCTGCTTGAGATGACTGAAGAGGAACTTGCCGGAATAAGCTACTCAAATGCAATTCGCTTGTTCACTTATGAAGGGTCTAAAATATCCCAAGAAG ATAATGCTGCTGCAGGAACTGTTCCGGAGCAATCAGTGGAAGGCTAA
- the LOC130463156 gene encoding uncharacterized protein, which yields MDTSWIDLPTGHPEYVDGCMQFIAFANQGLFEGKIRCPCKNCKVDKWFPVNDVERHILFKGFYKSYRNWIFHGKGDMVQRMLGSDGGSTSEGSLGNQSGFVGRDNMGGLLRSAFSVNVPPNFPTFEAREDGEWTEEPVSYDTDVEYDDSTIEEDATYKKLLQASEEKLYEGCINFSKLSFLLHLFHLKCMHHWSIESFNMLLKLILDAFSQILDFPSSYYYSKKMIKDLGLGYEKIDACPNDCMLYWGEFLEKDKCHVCGKSRWKTTKGKKGDDVSDQGTNTCKKGVPAKVMRYFPLIPRLKRIYMSSETAEDMRWHDTERLGEDDKKILRHPSDALAWKAFDERYRDFALDPRSVRLGLASDGFNPYRLMNTTYSTWPVVLIPYNLPPWLCMKPSSFILSTLIPGKASPGNDIDVYLQPLVHELKLLWGGVEAFDAFDGVKFNLRAALLWTINDFPGYAMLSGLSTKGYNACPICMDSTPSDRFGNKICYCSYRKWLPADHPYRRQGEKFCEKFGTNELGEAPSRPSGTDILRQQEKVEYVYGKSKAPPKKRQRGHTDNNDVQDEIVFGTKRSIFFDLVYWEHNLLRHNLDVMHIEKNVSENLLGTLLSMDKSRDNRDDREALEAWRIKTHLWLSADHNGNEYMPPASYSMSREEKERFLTVLQKLKVPDGYGSNLSSCVNMKQRKLINLKSHDNHVLMQDILPVALRASNATKVIDLLARLSSFFKKLCSTCIDPDDLDGLQDGIVLTLCQLEMEFLPSFFTIMVHLLIHLVEEVKLGGPVQYRWMYPIERYLSHLKSHVTNKAQPEGSIAEGYLLEETIRFCSRYLQGVKTIFNMPKRMDDDISNSDDYLFNSGGRVIGKEVSIRLDGQSLKQAHRYVLLHSDEIKGDLDEFLTEKRQMNLEISVAESDESKWIINEFGGWLRNKVHFIDATTEDGKLRKALAGGLHSYGRKLKGYIINGYKFLSTDRDCRLLTQNS from the exons ATGGATACAAGTTGGATAGATCTACCCACTGGCCACCCTGAATATGTCGATGGTTGTATGCAATTCATTGCGTTTGCCAATCAAGGTCTATTCGAAGGAAAAATTAGATGTCCATGTAAGAACTGTAAGGTGGATAAATGGTTCCCGGTTAATGATGTAGAGCGACATATTTTGTTTAAGGGGTTTTATAAGTCGTATAGAAATTGGATCTTTCATGGTAAAGGGGATATGGTTCAACGTATGTTAGGGAgtgatggagggagtactagtgAAGGATCCCTTGGTAATCAAAGTGGGTTTGTAGGTCGAGATAATATGGGAGGACTATTAAGATCAGCTTTTAGTGTTAATGTGCCACCCAATTTTCCAACTTTTGAAGCAAGAGAGGATGGTGAATGGACTGAGGAGCCCGTGTCATACGACACAGATGTTGAATATGATGATTCTACAATAGAAGAAGATGCGACATATAAGAAGCTACTTCAAGCTTCTGAGGAGAAATTATATGAGGGGTGTATTAATTTTTCAAAGTTATCTTTTCTTCTACACTTATTTCACTTGAAGTGTATGCATCACTGGTCCATTGAATCTTTCAATATGCTCTTGAAGCTGATTTTAGATGCATTTTCTCAAATACTTGATTTTCCCTCGTCTTATTATTACAGtaagaaaatgataaaagaCTTGGGCCTTGGGTATGAAAAAATTGATGCTTGTCCTAATGATTGTATGCTGTATTGGGGTGAATTTTTAGAGAAAGACAAATGTCATGTTTGTGGTAAATCGAGGTGGAAAACAACCAAGGGTAAGAAGGGTGACGATGTAAGTGATCAAGGTACGAATACTTGTAAGAAAGGTGTGCCAGCTAAGGTAATGCGATATTTTCCTCTTATCCCAAGACTAAAAAGAATCTACATGTCATCAGAAACAGCAGAAGATATGAGATGGCATGATACAGAGCGATTGGGTGAAGATGATAAGAAGATTTTGAGGCATCCTTCCGATGCCTTAGCGTGGAAGGCATTTGATGAGCGTTATAGAGATTTTGCATTAGACCCTCGTAGTGTTCGATTAGGTCTTGCGAGCgatgggtttaatccataccgTTTAATGAACACTACTTATAGTACATGGCCAGTGGTGTTGATTCCTTATAATCTTCCACCATGGCTATGTATGAAACCATCTTCTTTCATTTTGTCCACACTTATTCCTGGAAAAGCAAGTCCTGGAAATGATATTGACGTGTATTTGCAACCATTAGTTCATGAGTTAAAATTGCTGTGGGGAGGGGTTGAAGCTTTTGATGCTTTTGACGGAGTGAAATTTAATTTGCGCGCGGCTCTGCTTTGGACTATTAATGACTTTCCTGGCTATGCAATGCTCTCTGGTTTGAGCACAAAAGGTTACAATGCATGTCCTATATGCATGGATTCCACACCTTCTGATAGATTTGGGAACAAGATTTGTTATTGTAGCTATAGAAAATGGTTACCCGCAGATCACCCATATCGACGTCAGGGTGAAAAGTTTTGTGAGAAGTTTGGAACTAATGAGTTGGGTGAAGCCCCATCTCGTCCTAGCGGCACTGATATATTGAGGCAACAAGAAAAGGTCGAGTATGTTTATGGAAAGTCAAAGGCACCACCGAAAAAGAGACAAAGAGGACATACTGATAACAATGATGTCCAAGATGAAATTGTCTTTGGTACCAAGAGAAGCATATTCTTTGATTTGGTGTATTGGGAGCATAATCTTCTAAGGCATAATTTAGACgttatgcacattgagaaaaatgtgtctGAGAATCTTTTGGGAACACTTCTTAGTATGGATAAGAGTAGAGATAATAGGGATGATCGAGAAGCCCTTGAAGCATGGAGAATAAAGACTCACCTTTGGCTTAGTGCTGATCATAATGGAAATGAATACATGCCTCCAGCTTCCTATTCTATGTCTAGGGAGGAAAAAGAGAGATTCTTAACTGTTTTGCAGAAACTTAAAGTTCCGGATGGATATGGATCCAACCTTTCTAGTTGTGTGAATATGAAGCAAAGGAAGTTGATTAACCTCAAGAGTCATGACAACCATGTTCTAATGCAAGATATCCTCCCCGTCGCCTTAAGAGCTTCTAATGCTACAAAGGTGATTGACTTGTTGGCTAGATTGTCTTCGTTTTTCAAGAAGTTGTGCTCCACCTGTATTGATCCAGATGATTTAGATGGTCTTCAAGATGGAATTGTTTTAACTCTTTGTCAGTTGGAAATGGAGTTTTTGCCTTCATTTTTCACAATCATGGTCCATTTGTTGATTCACTTAGTGGAGGAGGTTAAACTTGGTGGACCAGTGCAATACAGATGGATGTATCCCATTGAAAG gtACTTGTCCCATTTGAAGTCACATGTAACCAATAAAGCCCAACCTGAAGGATCTATTGCGGAAGGCTACCTTTTAGAGGAGACAATTAGGTTTTGCTCGAGATATCTTCAAGGTGTTAAGACCATCTTCAACATGCCTAAAAGGATGGATGATGACATTTCAAATTCTGATGATTACTTATTTAATTCCGGCGGTCGAGTCATTGGAAAGGAGGTCAGCATTCGCCTTGATGGTCAAAGCTTAAAACAAGCCCATCGCTACGTTTTACTTCACTCTGATGAGATCAAAGGGGATCTAGA TGAATTTTTAACCGAGAAGCGTCAAATGAACTTAGAAATTTCCGTCGCGGAGAGTGATGAAAGTAAATGGATCATCAATGAATTTGGAGGGTGGCTGCGAAACAAG GTACATTTCATAGATGCAACCACCGAAGATGGGAAACTAAGAAAAGCTTTGGCGGGTGGTTTGCATTCTTATGgtagaaaattaaaaggataCATAATCAATGGATACAAATTCCTTTCCACTGATCGCGATTGtcgtcttttgacacaaaattctTGA
- the LOC110797581 gene encoding uncharacterized protein isoform X3 translates to MKLFDAHCHLQDPRIFSLAPRLISSSLDSGIAHFAVNGVSEKDWHLVKQMSESYPSVVPCFGVHPWFVPERTAGWFTILRQFFDSTPSAAVGEIGLDKGSRGKQIDFDVQVEVFKKQLELAKELRRPASVHCVRAFGDLLDVMKATGPFPDGVILHSYLGSAEMVPELARLGAYFSFSGFLMSMKSQKARKMLKAVPSDRILLETDAPDALPNSKLGDLFLVEGDPSLTPELQALGENPYLRAHSDLSEVEKEVPELSKEMLNHPANIHNVLAYVASLLEMTEEELAGISYSNAIRLFTYEGSKISQEGFEQCDN, encoded by the exons ATGAAACTCTTTGATGCTCACTGTCACCTTCAAGACCCGAGAATTTTTAGCCTAGCCCCACGATTAATCAGTTCATCTCTTGATTCTGGGATTGCTCATTTTGCGGTTAATGGGGTTTCAGAAAAAGACTGGCATTTGGTCAAGCAGATGAGTGAGTCTTATCCATCTGTTGTTCCTTGTTTTGGTGTTCATCCATGGTTTGTTCCTGAGAGGACGGCGGGCTGGTTTACCATTTTGAGACAGTTTTTTGATTCTACACCTTCTGCAGCTGTTGGGGAGATTGGTTTAGACAAAGGGTCACGGGGGAAACAAATTGATTTTGATGTTCAGGTTGAAGTTTTCAAGAAACAGCTGGAATTAGCGAAAGAGCTGAGAAGGCCAGCATCTGTCCATTGTGTCCGTGCCTTTGGTGACCTTCTTGATGTAATGAAGGCAACTGGGCCTTTTCCTGATGGTGTAATTCTTCATTCTTACTTAGGATCTGCTGAGATGGTTCCTGAATTAGCAAGGCTTGGTGCTTATTTTTCATTCTCTGGATTTCTTATGTCAATGAAATCACAAAAGGCAAGGAAGATGCTGAAGGCGGTGCCTTCTGATAGAATCCTGCTCGAGACTGATGCACCAGATGCTCTGCCTAATTCGAAGTTGGGTGATTTATTCTTGGTAGAAGGTGATCCTTCTCTTACTCCTGAACTTCAGGCATTAGGAGAGAATCCATATTTGAGGGCTCACAGTGACTTGTCAGAAGTCGAGAAAGAAGTACCAGAATTGTCCAAGGAAATGTTGAATCATCCGGCTAATATTCATAATGTACTGGCCTATGTGGCCTCCCTGCTTGAGATGACTGAAGAGGAACTTGCCGGAATAAGCTACTCAAATGCAATTCGCTTGTTCACTTATGAAGGGTCTAAAATATCCCAAGAAG GGTTCGAGCAATGTGACAACTAA